The following are from one region of the Lates calcarifer isolate ASB-BC8 unplaced genomic scaffold, TLL_Latcal_v3 _unitig_663_quiver_1255, whole genome shotgun sequence genome:
- the LOC108879440 gene encoding eIF5-mimic protein 1, with amino-acid sequence MLAPGGTRIDDSDKTKVTAYCVFTTDESHAALRLHAQVFSKLIRRYKYLEKAFEEEIIKLLLFLKAFSESEQTKLAMLTGILLANSTLPPPIITSLFTESVVKEGISASFAVKMFKAWIAEKDANSVTSSLRKANLDKRLLELFPASKQNVEHFSKYFNEAGLKELSDFLHMQQSRGTRKELQKELQERLSQQCPIREMVVYVKEEMKRNELQEQAVIGLLWTCLMNAVEWNKKEELVTEQALKHLKHYAPLLAVFSTQGQSELVLLLKIQEYCYDNIHFMKSFSKIVVLFYKADVLSEEAILKWYKDAHAAKGKSVFLEQMKKFVEWLQNAEEESESEGEEG; translated from the exons ATGCTTG ctcctggAGGTACTCGTATCGATGATAGTGACAAGACCAAGGTGACAGCATACTGTGTGTTCACCACAGACGAAAGCCATGCTGCTCTACGCCTGCATGCTCAG GTTTTCAGTAAGCTCATCCGGAGATATAAATATCTGGAGAAGGCCTTTGAGGAAGAAATCATAAAG cTGCTACTTTTCCTTAAGGCCTTCAGTGAGTCGGAGCAGACCAAGCTAGCCATGCTGACTGGCATCCTGCTGGCCAACAGCACACTACCACCTCCCATCATCACCAGTCTCTTCACCGAAAGTGTGGTCAAAGAAG GGATTTCTGCATCTTTTGCTGTGAAGATGTTCAAAGCATGGATTGCAGAGAAAGATGCCAATTCAGTAACTTCATCTTTGAGGAAGGCAAACCTGGATAAAAGACTtctg GAGTTGTTTCCTGCCAGTAAGCAGAATGTGGAGCATTTTTCTAAGTACTTCAATGAAGCAGGGCTCAAGGAGCTGTCTGACTTCCTGCATATGCAGCAGAGCCGGGGAACCCGCAAAGAGCTGCAGAAAGAATTGCAGGAACGCCTGTCCCAGCAGTGCCCCATCAGAGAG atggtTGTATATgtgaaggaggagatgaagaggaacgAGCTGCAGGAGCAGGCTGTGATTGGCTTGCTGTGGACTTGCCTGATGAATGCTGTGGAGTGGAACAAGAAGGAGGAGCTGGTCACAGAGCAGGCACTCAAACACCTCAAA caCTATGCTCCTCTGCTGGCAGTGTTCAGCACCCAAGGTCAGTCTGAGTTAGTGCTGCTGCTAAAGATCCAGGAGTACTGCTACGACAACATCCACTTCATGAAGTCCTTCTCTAAGATAGTGGTGCTTTTCTACAAAG CTGATGTCCTGAGTGAGGAGGCCATCTTGAAGTGGTACAAAGATGCCCACGCAGCTAAAGGGAAGAGTGTCTTCCTGGAACAGATGAAGAAGTTTGTTGAGTGGCTCCAGAATGCTGAAGAAG AGTCGGagtcagagggggaggagggctAA